One Solanum lycopersicum chromosome 4, SLM_r2.1 DNA window includes the following coding sequences:
- the LOC101251372 gene encoding GRF1-interacting factor 1-like isoform X1 gives MQQHLMQMQPMMAAYYPTNVTTDHIQQYLDENKSLILKIVESQNSGKLSECAENQARLQRNLMYLAAIADSQPQPSSMHSQFSSGGMMQPGTHSYLQQQQQQQQAQQMATQQLMAARSSSMLYGQQQQQSQLSQYQQGLHSSQLGMSSGSGGSTGLHHMLQSESSPHGGGFSHDFGRANKQDIGSSMSAEGRGGSSGGENLYLKASED, from the exons ATGCAGCAGCACCTGATGCAGATGCAGCCCATGATGGCAGCTTACTATCCAACGAACGTCACTACTGACCATATTCAAcag TATTTGGATGAGAACAAATCACTCATTCTGAAGATTGTTGAGAGCCAGAACTCTGGGAAACTCAGTGAATGTGCGGA GAACCAAGCTAGGCTTCAGAGGAATCTGATGTACCTTGCTGCGATTGCTGATTCACAACCTCAACCTTCTAGCATGCATTCTCAG TTCTCTTCTGGTGGGATGATGCAGCCAGGGACACACAGTTACttgcagcagcagcagcagcaacaacaagcGCAACAAATGGCAACACAACAACTCATGGCTGCAAGATCCTCGTCGATGCTCTATGGACAACAGCAGCAGCAATCTCAGTTATCGCAATATCAACAAGGCTTGCATAGTAGCCAACTCGGCATGAGTTCTGGCAGTGGCGGAAGCACTGGACTTCATCACATGCTTCAAAGTGAATCATCACCTCATGGTGGTGGTTTCTCTCATGACTTCGGCCGCGCAAATAAGCAAGACATTGGGAGTAGTATGTCTGCTGAAGGGCGCGGCGGAAGTTCAGGTGGTGAGAATCTTTATCTGAAAGCTTCTGAGGATTGA
- the PELOTA gene encoding protein pelota homolog — protein MKIVRRDFVPDGSGSVKIIPEEADDLWVAYNLIAEGDTVLAVTVRKVLREAASGGRDAERVKLKLEIKVENVEYDKEGSALRIRGKNILENEHVKIGAFHTLEIEQHRPFVLRKVVWDSLAREVLRQASDPSASADLAVVLMQEGLAHILLIGKSVTITRSRIESSIPRKHGPAIAGYDKALNKFFDNVLQAFVKHVDFKVVRCAVIASPGFTKDQFHRHLLLEAERKQLRPIIENKSRIILVHTTSGYKHSLKEVMDAPNVMTMIKDTKAAKEVQALKDFFNMLSNDPDRACYGPKHVEVAHERLAIQTLLITDELFRSSDVETRKKYANLVDSVKDSGGTALIFSSMHVSGEQLNQLTGIAAILRFPLPELEDIEM, from the exons ATGAAGATTGTTCGTAGAGACTTTGTTCCTGATGGTTCTGGTAGTGTAAAG ATAATTCCAGAAGAAGCTGATGATCTATGGGTTGCTTATAATCTGATAGCTGAAGGTGATACTGTATTAGCTGTTACTGTTAG GAAGGTCCTGAGGGAAGCTGCTTCTGGAGGAAGAGATGCTGAACGAGTGAAACTGAAATTGGAAATTAAAGTTGAG AATGTGGAGTATGACAAAGAAGGTTCTGCCTTGCGTATTCGCGGGAAGAATATTCTGGAGAATGAACATGTAAAG ATAGGGGCCTTTCACACTCTGGAAATTGAGCAACACAGACCTTTTGTGCTAAGAAAG GTGGTCTGGGACTCACTGGCACGGGAGGTTCTTCGTCAAGCTTCTG ATCCATCTGCAAGTGCTGATCTGGCTGTGGTTCTGATGCAAGAAGGATTGGCACACATTCTTCTTATTGGTAAAAG TGTGACTATCACCCGTTCTCGTATAGAGTCTTCTATACCGCGCAAGCATGGACCGGCTATTGCAGGTTATGATAAG GCGTTAAATAAATTCTTTGACAATGTTCTACAG GCCTTTGTCAAGCATGTTGATTTCAAAGTAGTTCGCTGTGCTGTGATTGCAAGTCCAGGATTCACCAAG GATCAGTTTCATCGTCACCTGTTGTTGGAAGCCGAGAGGAAGCAACTAAGACCTATAATAGAAAATAAGTCACGCATAATTCTTGTCCATACAACCTCGGGATACAA ACATAGTTTGAAAGAGGTTATGGATGCCCCAAATGTAATGACTATGATAAAAGATACAAAAGCTGCCAAAGAG GTTCAAGCCCTAAAGGATTTTTTCAACATGCTTTCAAAT GATCCTGATCGTGCATGCTATGGACCAAAGCATGTTGAAGTTGCCCATGAGCGTCTGGCTATTCAGACACTTCTCATTACTGACGAGCTCTTTAG GAGTTCTGATGTAGAAACGAGGAAAAAGTATGCTAATTTGGTCGATTCAGTCAAGGATTCAGGTGGTACTGCTCTCATTTTCTCGTCAATGCATGTCTCCGGAGAAC AATTGAATCAGCTAACCGGCATTGCTGCAATCCTTCGTTTTCCTTTGCCGGAGCTGGAAGACATTGAGATGTGA
- the LOC101251372 gene encoding GRF1-interacting factor 1-like isoform X2: MSLPPEYLDENKSLILKIVESQNSGKLSECAENQARLQRNLMYLAAIADSQPQPSSMHSQFSSGGMMQPGTHSYLQQQQQQQQAQQMATQQLMAARSSSMLYGQQQQQSQLSQYQQGLHSSQLGMSSGSGGSTGLHHMLQSESSPHGGGFSHDFGRANKQDIGSSMSAEGRGGSSGGENLYLKASED; the protein is encoded by the exons ATGTCTTTACCTCCCGAG TATTTGGATGAGAACAAATCACTCATTCTGAAGATTGTTGAGAGCCAGAACTCTGGGAAACTCAGTGAATGTGCGGA GAACCAAGCTAGGCTTCAGAGGAATCTGATGTACCTTGCTGCGATTGCTGATTCACAACCTCAACCTTCTAGCATGCATTCTCAG TTCTCTTCTGGTGGGATGATGCAGCCAGGGACACACAGTTACttgcagcagcagcagcagcaacaacaagcGCAACAAATGGCAACACAACAACTCATGGCTGCAAGATCCTCGTCGATGCTCTATGGACAACAGCAGCAGCAATCTCAGTTATCGCAATATCAACAAGGCTTGCATAGTAGCCAACTCGGCATGAGTTCTGGCAGTGGCGGAAGCACTGGACTTCATCACATGCTTCAAAGTGAATCATCACCTCATGGTGGTGGTTTCTCTCATGACTTCGGCCGCGCAAATAAGCAAGACATTGGGAGTAGTATGTCTGCTGAAGGGCGCGGCGGAAGTTCAGGTGGTGAGAATCTTTATCTGAAAGCTTCTGAGGATTGA